In the genome of Gordonia rubripertincta, one region contains:
- a CDS encoding metal-sulfur cluster assembly factor: protein MSDETITDTTAAGTPAEPATSLPAVEDVEEAMRDVVDPELGINVVDLGLVYGIEVTDEAVAKIDMTLTSAACPLTDVIEDQSRGALVSSGLCTDLEINWVWLPPWGPDKITDDGREQLRALGFTV, encoded by the coding sequence ATGAGTGACGAGACAATTACGGACACCACCGCGGCCGGTACACCCGCCGAACCGGCGACCTCGCTGCCGGCCGTAGAGGACGTCGAGGAGGCCATGCGCGACGTCGTCGACCCCGAACTCGGCATCAACGTCGTCGACCTCGGACTCGTCTACGGCATCGAGGTGACCGACGAGGCCGTCGCCAAGATCGACATGACCCTGACCTCGGCCGCCTGCCCGCTGACCGACGTCATCGAGGACCAGTCCCGGGGCGCACTCGTCAGCAGCGGTCTGTGCACCGACCTCGAGATCAACTGGGTCTGGCTGCCGCCGTGGGGCCCGGACAAGATCACCGACGACGGCCGCGAGCAGCTGCGGGCCCTTGGCTTCACCGTCTAG
- the sufU gene encoding Fe-S cluster assembly sulfur transfer protein SufU: MRMEQMYQEVILDHYKHPHGRGLREPFGAEVHHVNPTCGDEVTLRVAVSADGSTIDDVSYDGQGCSISQASTSVLHDQIVGQSVGEALATVESFNTMMTSRGKDPGDEDIIGDGIAFTGVSKYPARVKCALLGWMAFKDALAQTMDRHDTDSHEREAESA; encoded by the coding sequence ATGCGCATGGAGCAGATGTACCAGGAAGTGATCCTGGACCACTACAAACATCCGCACGGTCGAGGTCTCCGCGAGCCGTTCGGCGCCGAGGTCCACCACGTCAATCCGACGTGCGGCGACGAGGTCACCCTGCGCGTCGCCGTCTCGGCCGACGGCAGCACGATCGACGACGTGTCCTACGACGGGCAGGGATGCTCGATCTCCCAGGCCTCGACGTCGGTGCTGCACGACCAGATCGTCGGACAGTCGGTCGGCGAGGCCCTCGCCACCGTCGAGTCGTTCAACACGATGATGACCTCCCGCGGCAAGGATCCGGGCGACGAGGACATCATCGGCGACGGGATCGCGTTCACCGGTGTCAGCAAATACCCCGCGCGGGTGAAGTGCGCACTCTTGGGCTGGATGGCGTTCAAGGACGCGCTCGCCCAGACGATGGACCGCCACGACACCGACAGCCATGAGAGAGAAGCGGAATCAGCATGA
- a CDS encoding cysteine desulfurase: MTLSPETTTAAAAFDVEALRADFPILSRTVRDEKPLVYLDSGATSQRPVQVLDAERYFLTHHNAAVHRGAHQLAEEATDAYEDAREVIAGFVGASSDQLVFTKNATEALNLVTYTLGDPRSASVLGGSALGPGDTVVITELEHHANLVPWQELCRRTGATLRWYGVTDDGRIDLDSLTLDESVKVIAFTHQSNVTGAVADVGELVSRARAVGALVVLDACQSVPHMPVDFAALDVDFAAFSGHKMFGPSGVGALYGKSELLEALPPFITGGSMIETVTMEVSTYAPPPQRFEAGVPMTSQVVGLGAAVRYLQTIGMEAVAAHEHALVEHALSRLGEIDGLRIIGPTTTENRGGAVSFLVDGIHAHDLGQILDDEGVAIRVGHHCAWPLHRRFGVAATARASFAAYNTLAEVDALAAAIVKAQNFFGVN, translated from the coding sequence GTGACACTCTCGCCTGAGACAACAACTGCGGCAGCCGCATTCGACGTGGAGGCGCTGCGCGCGGACTTCCCGATCCTGTCGCGCACCGTTCGCGACGAGAAGCCGTTGGTGTACCTCGACTCCGGGGCCACCTCGCAGCGTCCCGTTCAGGTTCTCGACGCCGAGCGGTACTTCCTGACGCACCACAATGCGGCGGTGCACCGGGGAGCCCACCAGCTCGCCGAAGAGGCCACCGACGCGTATGAGGATGCGCGCGAGGTCATCGCCGGGTTCGTCGGCGCGTCGTCGGATCAGCTGGTGTTCACCAAGAATGCCACCGAGGCACTCAACCTGGTGACCTACACGCTCGGCGATCCGCGGTCGGCGTCGGTCCTCGGCGGATCGGCCTTGGGCCCGGGCGACACCGTGGTCATCACGGAACTCGAGCATCACGCGAATCTCGTTCCGTGGCAAGAACTCTGCCGTCGGACCGGTGCGACCCTGCGCTGGTACGGCGTCACCGACGACGGTCGCATCGACCTGGATTCGCTGACCCTCGATGAGTCGGTGAAGGTCATCGCGTTCACCCATCAGTCGAACGTCACCGGCGCGGTCGCCGATGTCGGAGAACTCGTCTCCCGTGCGCGGGCCGTCGGCGCGCTCGTCGTCCTCGACGCGTGCCAGTCGGTGCCGCACATGCCGGTCGACTTCGCCGCGCTGGACGTCGATTTCGCCGCTTTCTCCGGACACAAGATGTTCGGCCCGAGTGGTGTCGGAGCCCTGTACGGCAAGAGCGAGCTCCTGGAGGCCTTGCCGCCGTTCATCACCGGCGGCTCGATGATCGAGACCGTCACGATGGAGGTGTCGACCTACGCGCCGCCGCCGCAGCGTTTCGAGGCCGGTGTGCCGATGACCTCGCAGGTCGTGGGTCTCGGCGCCGCGGTGCGTTACCTGCAGACCATCGGCATGGAAGCCGTTGCCGCCCATGAGCATGCACTCGTCGAGCACGCGCTCTCGCGGCTCGGTGAGATCGACGGCCTGCGCATCATCGGCCCGACCACCACCGAGAACCGCGGGGGAGCGGTGTCCTTCCTCGTCGACGGCATCCACGCCCACGATCTGGGGCAGATCCTCGACGACGAGGGCGTCGCCATCCGCGTCGGCCACCACTGCGCATGGCCGCTGCACCGCCGGTTCGGCGTGGCCGCGACCGCCCGGGCGTCGTTCGCCGCCTACAACACGCTCGCCGAGGTCGACGCGCTGGCCGCGGCGATCGTCAAGGCGCAGAACTTCTTCGGGGTGAACTGA
- the sufC gene encoding Fe-S cluster assembly ATPase SufC — translation MTTLEIRDLHVDVAQTDADAEPIHILKGVDLTVKSGETHAIMGPNGSGKSTLSYAIAGHPKYQVTSGSITLDGEDVLEMSVDERARAGLFLAMQYPVEVPGVSMSNFLRTAATAVRGEAPKLRHWVKETKEAMTALEIDPSFSERSVNEGFSGGEKKRHEILQLDLLKPKIAILDETDSGLDVDALRVVSEGVNRYKERDNGGVLLITHYTRILRYIKPEFVHVFVNGRVVESGGPELADVLEENGYERFTSAAKAG, via the coding sequence ATGACCACACTGGAAATCCGTGACCTGCATGTCGATGTCGCCCAGACCGACGCCGACGCCGAGCCCATCCACATCCTCAAGGGTGTCGACCTGACCGTGAAGTCCGGTGAGACACACGCGATCATGGGCCCCAACGGTTCGGGCAAGTCCACGCTGTCCTACGCCATCGCCGGTCACCCCAAGTACCAGGTGACCTCCGGTTCGATCACCCTCGACGGCGAGGACGTCCTGGAGATGAGCGTCGACGAGCGTGCGCGTGCCGGCCTGTTCCTGGCCATGCAGTACCCCGTCGAGGTGCCCGGTGTCTCGATGTCGAACTTCCTGCGCACCGCCGCCACCGCCGTCCGCGGCGAGGCGCCGAAGCTGCGTCACTGGGTCAAGGAGACCAAGGAGGCGATGACCGCTCTGGAGATCGATCCGTCGTTCTCCGAGCGCAGCGTCAACGAGGGCTTCTCCGGCGGCGAGAAGAAGCGTCACGAGATCCTCCAGCTCGATCTGCTCAAGCCGAAGATCGCCATCCTCGACGAGACCGACTCGGGCCTCGACGTCGACGCGCTGCGCGTCGTCAGCGAGGGCGTCAACCGGTACAAGGAGCGCGACAACGGCGGCGTCCTGCTGATCACGCACTACACGCGCATTCTCCGCTACATCAAGCCCGAGTTCGTCCACGTCTTCGTCAACGGACGCGTCGTCGAGTCCGGCGGCCCGGAACTGGCCGACGTGCTCGAGGAGAACGGCTACGAGCGCTTCACCTCGGCGGCCAAGGCCGGCTGA
- the sufD gene encoding Fe-S cluster assembly protein SufD, with translation MADPTLPVTTPGSHSPVVNKGELFTSFDVNAFEVPSPREEAWRFTPFRRLRGLHDGSAQRTAEATVEVTVAGNEVSGTNSNGASEGVRVETVGRDDERLGQGGVPFDRVAAQAYSSFTQATVVTVGREVELSEPVTITVTGPGEGETAFGHTQVRLEPFARAVVVLDQKGGGTFAENVEFVVGDSAALTVVNVHDWDDDAVHVVAHHVRTGRDAVVRHFAVSFGGNLVRLSPIVHYDAPGGDVEMWGLYFADAGQHLEQRLLVDHSQPNCRSNVVYKGALQGDTSGDRSREAHTVWIGDVLIRAEAEGTDTFELNRNLVLTDNARADSVPNLEIETGEIVGAGHASATGRFDDEQLFYLQARGIPEDQARRLVIRGFFGEVIAKIGVPELRERLSAAVERELELSGA, from the coding sequence ATGGCCGATCCGACACTCCCGGTCACCACACCGGGCTCGCATTCGCCTGTCGTCAACAAGGGTGAGCTGTTCACCTCGTTCGACGTCAACGCCTTCGAGGTTCCCAGCCCTCGCGAAGAGGCCTGGCGCTTCACCCCGTTCCGCCGCCTGCGCGGTCTGCACGACGGTTCCGCACAGCGGACCGCCGAGGCGACCGTGGAGGTGACCGTCGCCGGGAACGAAGTGAGCGGGACGAATTCCAACGGAGCGTCCGAGGGCGTCAGGGTCGAGACCGTCGGTCGCGACGACGAGCGCCTCGGCCAGGGCGGCGTGCCCTTCGATCGGGTTGCCGCACAGGCATACTCGTCGTTCACGCAGGCCACGGTCGTCACCGTGGGCCGTGAGGTCGAGCTGTCCGAGCCGGTCACCATCACGGTCACCGGCCCCGGTGAGGGCGAGACCGCCTTCGGTCACACCCAGGTCCGCCTCGAGCCCTTCGCCCGCGCCGTCGTGGTGCTGGACCAGAAGGGCGGCGGAACCTTCGCCGAGAACGTCGAGTTCGTCGTCGGCGACAGCGCCGCGCTCACCGTCGTCAATGTGCACGACTGGGATGACGACGCGGTACACGTCGTCGCCCATCACGTGCGCACCGGTCGCGACGCCGTGGTCCGCCACTTCGCGGTCAGCTTCGGCGGCAACCTCGTCCGGCTCTCGCCGATCGTCCACTACGACGCGCCGGGCGGCGACGTCGAGATGTGGGGTCTGTACTTCGCCGACGCCGGACAGCATCTCGAGCAGCGTCTGCTCGTCGACCACAGCCAGCCCAACTGCCGCTCGAACGTGGTGTACAAGGGGGCGCTGCAGGGCGATACGAGCGGCGACCGGTCGCGTGAGGCGCACACGGTCTGGATCGGCGACGTGCTGATCCGCGCCGAAGCCGAGGGCACCGACACCTTCGAGCTCAACCGAAACCTGGTGCTCACCGACAACGCGCGCGCCGACTCGGTGCCGAATCTCGAGATCGAGACCGGCGAGATCGTCGGTGCCGGCCACGCCAGCGCCACCGGGCGTTTCGACGACGAGCAGCTGTTCTACCTGCAGGCTCGCGGCATCCCCGAGGATCAGGCACGCCGTCTGGTCATCCGCGGGTTCTTCGGCGAGGTGATCGCCAAGATCGGCGTGCCCGAGCTCCGCGAACGGCTGTCCGCCGCCGTCGAGCGCGAGCTCGAACTCTCCGGCGCCTGA